The Deltaproteobacteria bacterium DNA window AGGGGTAAGGCTTCCGATACTTGCTTGAAGCCGAAGCTTCTCGCTTTCTCATCTTTTTTGACGCTTCGCCGTCCTTGCCAGATTCGCTTCGCTAAGCTGGTCTTATGTGGACTCCACGTCCGATACCCGCCTTGCAGCGAGCAACCCCGTTCCAGGGTCGAAAATGATTTGTACGCTAGAAAGTTGTGTCAGTTTTAATCCGCGTTAGCGGGGTGAGTGTAGCCACGTACAGGTACACTCGACACAACACTAAGGTTTTTACCGATGCCATGTTTTAGGCATCGAACCCGGACCTTACTTGTCAAAGAGCGAGGGGATAATATTCGATGCAATTTGCTTATAAAAACGGATTTAGCGGCGGTATTCGCTAACGCGAAACCTTAGGGGATCGCCTTGACCGCCCCATAAATAAGGCGGATTGCGGCGATCATATGTTCAATTCAGGCTTGGCACGGGTCCATGACTGGTGGTCCCAGTTTGCCCTGGGGGTGGGCGCTGTGTAACGGTTCGACTTTATCGGACAGCGAATCACCGCTCAACGGCCAACTCATTCCCAATTTGAACCTAGATGCCCGCTTCTTGCGAGGCAGTACGGTAAGTGGCACGGTACAGTCCGCTTCGAATCTGATACAGCACTCCAACGGAACCATTGGACTTTATCAAAGCACAAGTAATTTCGACGCAGCCAGTAGTATTGGCTCTAGTGTGTCTTATCCCGGGGCTGCTTCATCAACCACTGGCTTTTCCAATTATCCGATGCGTCCGGTTAATATGTCTGTCAACTGGATCATGCGGGTAAAATAGCCACGGCAGCAGTATTTTTTATTTTGGTAACTCTGTGCCTGTGTAAGCGGCACGGCGCACGCGACGAGCTTGATCCAGTATGACAGAGTCCATTAACCAACGTACGTTGGGCCTTAACCACTTCTCCTGATTTGAATAGTGTTTTTGAATAATTAATCTCATACGATTGGTAGCTTACCTCGACGACTGAGCTACCGTAGACCTTGTGGGCGACAACCGCGACCAGATCCAGCTGTGAGCCTCGCAAAATCAACTGGACTATACTCCTGATTTGCGTCACAATTAGGGAGTATGTTCCACCGAATACTCAACATCCCGACTTCACGTAGCTTTTTCCTCTTCGGCGCACGCGGAACAGGAAAAAGCACCCTGTTGCGGGAGCATTTCCCCAAGTCTTCAACGATGTGGGTGGACTTACTGGATCCTGAGGTTGAGCAGGCCTTTGCATTTGAACCTGGGCGATTACGACGGCAAGTATTGGCTTTAGAGGCTGATTATAGCCATGTGGTTATCGATGAAATCCAAAAGGTTCCGGCGCTACTTGATGTCATCCATGGTCTCATCGAAAACGACCGAGTGCCGCAGCATTTTGTGCTGACCGGCTCGAGCGCTCGCAAGCTAAAGGCCGGGGGCGCCAACTTATTAGCGGGCAGAGCTGTAGTTCGTCACCTCTTCCCTCTTTTTGACTCCGAGATTGACGGGAGCCAAGATATAGAGTCAACCC harbors:
- a CDS encoding tail fiber protein, translating into MTGGPSLPWGWALCNGSTLSDSESPLNGQLIPNLNLDARFLRGSTVSGTVQSASNLIQHSNGTIGLYQSTSNFDAASSIGSSVSYPGAASSTTGFSNYPMRPVNMSVNWIMRVK